A genomic stretch from Phycisphaerae bacterium includes:
- a CDS encoding helix-turn-helix transcriptional regulator has protein sequence MNLLIPIALFEDLSKSGRLGQILSRLADLIAKARKAAGLTQAELAARLKLPQSQISRIERNPDRTTIRTLKRIAKSLGVDVSALVS, from the coding sequence ATGAACCTACTCATTCCGATCGCCCTTTTTGAGGACTTATCCAAGTCTGGAAGATTGGGCCAAATTCTGTCCCGCCTCGCCGATCTGATCGCCAAGGCACGAAAAGCCGCCGGTCTGACACAAGCCGAACTCGCCGCCCGCCTCAAACTCCCTCAATCCCAGATTTCCCGCATCGAGCGCAACCCCGACCGCACGACGATCCGCACTCTGAAAAGGATCGCCAAATCCCTCGGCGTGGACGTTAGCGCCCTCGTGTCCTAG
- the ffh gene encoding signal recognition particle protein: MFDALTDRFNDVFRRLRGRGKISEDNVREVMREVRTALLEADVHIDVVKKFTDEVTQKALGAEVIKTLHPDQVMVKIVHDELIGLMGPVDSRIPWVANPPTIILMAGLQGSGKTTTCAKLAKYCMDRGKKPLLVAADLKRPAAIDQLEVLGGQLGVPVHAEREHQNPVKVCRNGVELARRQLRDVVILDTAGRLAIDEELMTEVANIAGTVGPHQIYLVLDAMTGQDAVNTAKHFNERLELDGVIFTKFDSDTRGGAILSVKSVTTKPVKFIGVGEKLDRLEEFHPDRMAGRILGMGDIVSLVEHAQQQVDVEEAAKLEAKMKKGDLTLSDFIGQMEKVMGGRSLKDMLKMIPGVGSMMRETDMQIDEGEVQRMKAIVNSMTEKERANPKLLDGSRRRRIARGSGTDTEDVSGLCKQFLQARDMMKHMAGLSLGDRMKFGSQMAQMSMAGGKMPSFKASSKPKFQPSKKDRRKDRKRRSR, translated from the coding sequence ATGTTTGACGCCCTGACCGATCGATTCAATGACGTTTTCCGACGCCTTCGCGGCCGGGGAAAAATCTCCGAAGACAACGTCCGCGAGGTCATGCGCGAAGTTCGCACCGCCCTCCTCGAAGCCGACGTGCACATCGATGTCGTCAAGAAATTCACCGATGAAGTCACGCAAAAAGCCCTCGGCGCCGAGGTCATCAAGACGCTGCACCCCGACCAGGTCATGGTCAAAATCGTCCACGACGAGCTGATCGGCCTCATGGGCCCCGTCGATTCGCGCATCCCCTGGGTCGCCAACCCCCCGACGATCATCCTCATGGCCGGTCTGCAGGGCTCGGGCAAAACGACGACCTGTGCGAAACTCGCCAAGTATTGCATGGATCGTGGCAAGAAACCGCTGCTCGTTGCGGCGGACCTCAAGCGCCCCGCGGCCATCGACCAGCTCGAAGTACTCGGCGGCCAACTCGGCGTCCCCGTCCATGCCGAGCGCGAGCACCAGAACCCCGTAAAGGTCTGCCGCAACGGCGTCGAACTCGCCAGGCGCCAGCTCCGCGACGTCGTCATCCTCGATACCGCCGGCCGCCTCGCCATCGACGAAGAACTGATGACCGAGGTCGCCAACATTGCCGGCACCGTCGGCCCGCACCAGATTTATCTCGTCCTCGACGCCATGACCGGCCAGGACGCCGTCAACACCGCCAAGCACTTCAACGAGCGACTGGAACTCGATGGCGTGATTTTCACCAAGTTCGATTCCGACACCCGCGGCGGCGCGATCCTCTCCGTCAAGAGCGTCACCACCAAGCCGGTCAAGTTCATCGGCGTCGGCGAAAAACTCGACCGGCTGGAAGAGTTCCACCCCGACCGCATGGCCGGCCGCATCCTCGGTATGGGCGACATCGTCTCGCTCGTGGAACACGCCCAGCAGCAGGTCGACGTCGAAGAGGCCGCCAAACTCGAAGCCAAGATGAAGAAGGGCGACCTGACGCTCAGCGACTTCATCGGTCAGATGGAAAAAGTGATGGGCGGCCGCTCGCTCAAGGACATGCTCAAGATGATCCCCGGCGTCGGCAGCATGATGCGCGAAACGGACATGCAGATCGACGAGGGCGAGGTCCAGCGGATGAAGGCGATCGTCAACTCCATGACAGAAAAAGAGCGGGCCAACCCCAAACTTCTCGACGGCTCCCGCCGCCGCCGCATCGCCCGCGGCAGCGGCACCGACACGGAGGACGTCAGCGGCCTGTGCAAGCAGTTTCTCCAAGCCCGCGACATGATGAAGCACATGGCGGGCCTGTCCCTCGGCGACCGCATGAAGTTCGGCTCGCAGATGGCCCAGATGTCGATGGCGGGGGGGAAGATGCCGAGCTTCAAAGCTTCCAGCAAGCCCAAGTTCCAGCCGAGCAAGAAGGATCGCCGGAAGGATCGCAAGCGGCGAAGCCGTTAA